TTCGATCCTGCCCGCGCGCAACCAAGTGATCGGCCCCGAAGGCCGCCAAAAAATCGAGCCACGCGTGATGCAGGTACTCCTGTGCCTCGCGGCGCGTGCGGGCGACGTGGTAAGCCGCGAGCAGATCCTTCAAGAGGTCTGGCTGGATAGCGTTGTCTCGGATGAGGTCCTCACCGTCGCGATTCAGAAACTTCGCCGTGTGCTGGGTGATGACGCGAAAGATGCCCGATTCATCCAGACGGTTCCGGGAAGGGGCTATCGGCTGAACGAGCTCACTCGCGAGCCGGCCGGCACCCAACAAGAGACGGCGCGGCCGTCGAGAGCGTCGCTCTCGTGGAAGGCAATGCTGTGGGCGGGCGCGCTGATGGTAGGCGCCTTGGCTTCGATCCTCTTCTCACGAGGCTCCCCGCCGCGGGTCGACACACGCCAGCCGGCGCGCATCGCGATCCATCCGCCGCCAGAGGCGGTGGCCGAGAGCTTCGTGATCTCACCCGACGGCCGGAAACTCGCCTTCATCGCTCCCAACGCGGACGGCGTCGACTCGATCTGGGTCCGTGAGCTGGAGTCGGGAAGCACAGAATTGCTCGCCGGAACCGAGAACGTCTGGCAACTGTTGTGGTCACCCGACAGCCTTCGAATCGGTTTCGGCGCGGCGAGTCAACTGAAGAGGGTCAGCCTCTCGGGTGGGACGCCCGAGACGGTGAGCGAGACCCCTTTTCGTGGCGGCAGCTGGAGCGATGACGACCTATTGGTGTTCACCGGTGCTTGGGGCAAGCTCTTCCGCATGGCGGCGGACGGAGGCGAACCGACGCCTTTGGCAGTCGAAGACGGACTCGGGGGCGACGTCTATCGTGCGTGTCCTTCGTTCCTTCCCGACAACTCGCATTTCCTGTACCTCGCCTACGACGCGTTCGAACGTGGAAGGATCTTCGTTGGCTCTTTGGAGTCGCCGAAGAGCGTTTTCGTGGTCGAGAGCGATTCGCCTGCTCACTACGACGCCGGTCACCTGTTGTTCGTTCGCAGCGGGGTGGTGCATGCCCAGCCGTTCGACACCGAGAAACTGATGCTTTACGGCGAGCCCAAGGTCCTGGGAGCCCAATTGATGTCCGCCGAAGTCGGCGGTACGAGAACGTCGCTCTCCGTTTCACGAAACGGGATTCTCGCCCTTCGCGGTGGCAGCGCACCCGCGGGCCAGCTCGTTTGGTACGACCGGGAAGGACGCGAGCTCGCCAGGATTCCTCAGCCTGCCTCGGGCGAGTACGTAAACCCTTCGCTCTCGCCCGATGGACGAACGATCGCCGCCAACCGACGAGACCCCGCGACCGGAAACGTGGACATCTGGCTCATCGACGTCGAATCCAGCCGCGCGTCCCGTTTCACGACAGCGCCTTCCTTCGAGACCGACCTCGTGTGGTCCCCTGACGGTGAGCGCGTGGCGTACGGCGCCTACCGGGACGGCCAACACGGCGTCTGGCTGCAGTCGGCTGGTGGCGGCAACGAAACGCTTCTGTGGCAGGTGCCACGAGAGCTTGTGTATGGGGCCATCCCCACCGACTGGT
This genomic window from Vicinamibacteria bacterium contains:
- a CDS encoding winged helix-turn-helix domain-containing protein, which encodes MRSTTMPPDSFRVGVYSILPARNQVIGPEGRQKIEPRVMQVLLCLAARAGDVVSREQILQEVWLDSVVSDEVLTVAIQKLRRVLGDDAKDARFIQTVPGRGYRLNELTREPAGTQQETARPSRASLSWKAMLWAGALMVGALASILFSRGSPPRVDTRQPARIAIHPPPEAVAESFVISPDGRKLAFIAPNADGVDSIWVRELESGSTELLAGTENVWQLLWSPDSLRIGFGAASQLKRVSLSGGTPETVSETPFRGGSWSDDDLLVFTGAWGKLFRMAADGGEPTPLAVEDGLGGDVYRACPSFLPDNSHFLYLAYDAFERGRIFVGSLESPKSVFVVESDSPAHYDAGHLLFVRSGVVHAQPFDTEKLMLYGEPKVLGAQLMSAEVGGTRTSLSVSRNGILALRGGSAPAGQLVWYDREGRELARIPQPASGEYVNPSLSPDGRTIAANRRDPATGNVDIWLIDVESSRASRFTTAPSFETDLVWSPDGERVAYGAYRDGQHGVWLQSAGGGNETLLWQVPRELVYGAIPTDWSRRDIVLVDLTNFRFGSWAVPVSGETEPRPVVDAGSPGWGAHLSPNGKWLAYSSTETGTYEVFVMGFPDGTNKKRISLHGGTHPRWRQDGKELFFWGGANRVGTVMRVDVAEEAFT